The following coding sequences are from one Homalodisca vitripennis isolate AUS2020 chromosome 7, UT_GWSS_2.1, whole genome shotgun sequence window:
- the LOC124366750 gene encoding uncharacterized protein LOC124366750, which yields MEHLMDNLEDGNTAAGVFLDLSKAFDSLDHAVLLSKIISLGSVLGPVLFVLSTGDLPDYLGNHCYPVSYADDTVLISNSKSVPGLEMNTITSVNMAQEYCLRNDLIFNASKTKCLTFGKNKDEVHAPPNLERVRTTKHLGVVIDDRLTWNCHIDGLCKKLSSALFVLKRIKSIGTPTATRTAYHALFETHIRYGIVLWGGSSAGNLQRVLVLQKRAIRIMADLDFRDSCKEAFKTLGIPTVITLYITEVILHAYTQRPERNGDIHDYNTRRANDFSLPLHHSALFCQEAVLCWSEAL from the exons ATGGAACATCTTATGGACAACCTGGAAGATGGGAATACGGCTGCTGGTGTTTTCTTGGAcctgagcaaggcttttgataGCCTTGACCATGCAGTGCTTCTGTCCAAGATCATTTCCCTAG GGTCAGTGTTGGGACCTGTGTTATTTGTACTTTCCACTGGTGACCTGCCTGACTACTTGGGGAACCACTGTTACCCTGTCTCTTATGCAGACGACACAGTTTTAATAAGCAACAGCAAGTCAGTTCCAGGACTAGAAATGAACACCATAACATCTGTAAATATGGCTCAGGAATACTGCCTTAGGAACGATTTAATTTTCAACGCATCAAAAACAAAATGCCTTACTTTTGGTAAAAATAAGGATGAAGTTCATGCTCCACCCAACCTTGAAAGAGTACGAACCACAAAACACCTTGGGGTAGTGATCGATGACCGGTTGACTTGGAACTGCCACATAGACGGCTTATGCAAAAAACTCAGCTCAGCACTCTTTGTGCTAAAGAGGATAAAATCAATTGGTACACCTACTGCAACAAGAACCGCATACCATGCTCTGTTTGAGACCCACATTCGTTATGGTATAGTACTATGGGGTGGATCATCTGCAGGGAATCTCCAGCGAGTGTTGGTTTTACAGAAGCGTGCAATACGAATCATGGCTGATCTAGACTTTCGAGATAGCTGCAAAGAGGCTTTCAAGACCTTGGGAATTCCTACAGTGATAACTCTGTACATTACTGAAGTGATTCTACACGCCTACACACAACGTCCCGAGAGGAATGGTGACATCCATGATTACAACACAAGGCGGGCCAATGACTTCAGTCTTCCCTTACATCACTCAGCTCTTTTTTGCCAAGAAGCCGTCTTATGCTGGAGCGAAGCTTTATAA